A stretch of Coregonus clupeaformis isolate EN_2021a chromosome 37, ASM2061545v1, whole genome shotgun sequence DNA encodes these proteins:
- the dhx57 gene encoding putative ATP-dependent RNA helicase DHX57: MGRVNGRGLPKSLISERPRPRLLDEDRPRLRPEMMGNMPMQKIFMTNENQEQVKELLRELQTQDYDDEPYDEEEEYDEEEEYDELDYRAEGQFWNTHDEPVESAESPVYDPDSEDERRPTPEPVIGLFAIGKLCRYGFDRERSKQALETGVGEVGATMEQLLLQVFSERYGPKAVSPDGLQGAPMDECLTQRQEEALALTAIYGDRFTERIANSVWTVTLDPDFLADIAGGKQKASARTVSPVHIMGVCSFYLKGAGCKFGAKCKYKHQIPTKGTASGPQDPVGASQPGFSSYSSPEYELEVRFPKGNRYPFQAPVVAFSTNDETIGAAARLSVTEYLFGEALAAAKEGEPVVYTLITCCEDEATMKELLSVTHHKYSSLPPVVVAPPPAAVAMTKSKSGRSNTASHVESKSSTNTNRTAPTNNSTDNCRTAPTNNSTANSRPAPTNSTANSRPAPNNNSTRTIPTNNRTSSHITQQATEDLEEEEEEEEEEEVVVPETESYVNLRKKMVKRHEERSESRQQENAKLCREFRTKQSSRRFTSMLQQRKKLPAWNEKENILDLLDNCQVLVVSGMTGCGKTTQIPQFILDASLSGPANQVANIICTQPRRISAISVAERVAQERAERLGNSVGYQIRLETVRSAATRLLYCTTGVLLRRLEGEADLTGISHVIVDEVHERTEESDFLLLVLKDLMVQRPDLKIILMSATLNADLFSQYYNNCNTIHIPGRTFPVDQFFLEDAIAKTRYVIEDGSPFMRSGMGKDKSSSGGRGGRGGTKDPVDQLGDDMWSFMNLQKKDFIKDSIPDQQLSLQELTVRYKDTKKSVLKTISAMDLDKINMDLVESVLEYIVDGDHSYPPGAVLVFMPGLAEIKTLYEQLQSNRMFNNRNRARCVVYPLHSSLSNEEQQAVFKRPPEGVTKIIISTNIAETSVTIDDVVYVVDSGKMKEKSYDASKSMESLEESWVSRANALQRRGRAGRVASGVCFHLFTSHCFQHQLAEQQLPEIQRVPLEQLCLRIKILDVFAERPLESVFSRLIEPPAMGSLDAAKQRLQDLGALTADQKLTPLGYHLACLPVDVRIGKLMLFGAIFRCLDPALTIAASLAFKSPFVSPWDKREEANEKKLNYALANSDHLALLQAYKGWCSAAKNGNQAGFQYCRENFLSGRGLQEIASLKRQFTELLSDIGFVKEGLKARVIERMSAKGTDGIMETTGREANLNSDNIRLISAMLCAALYPNVVQVRSPHEKFKQTSKGAVKMQPKADELRYMTKNDGCVHVHPSSVNYTVRHYDSPYLVYHEKVKTSRVFIRDCSMVSVYPLVLFGGGQVNVELQKGEFVISLDDGWIRFAAASHQVAELVKELRWELDQLLEEKIRNPSMDLCTCPRGSRIIHMIVKLITTQ; this comes from the exons ATGGGAAGGGTTAATGGTAGGGGTTTACCCAAGTCCCTAATTAGTGAGAGACCTCGGCCTAGACTGCTGGATGAAGACAGGCCTCGCCTCAGGCCTGAGATGATGGGCAACATGCCCATGCAGAAGATCTTCATGACCAATGAGAACCAGGAGCAGGTGAAAGAGCTGCTGAGAGAGCTGCAGACCCAGGACTACGACGACGAGCCCTATGA TGAAGAAGAGGAGTACGATGAAGAGGAGGAGTATGATGAGCTGGATTACCGGGCAGAAGGGCAGTTCTGGAACACCCATGATGAGCCTGTTGAGAGTGCAGAGAGCCCCGTCTATGATCCTGACTCAGAGGATGAACGGCGGCCCACTCCCGAGCCAGTCATAGGACTGTTTGCCATAGGAAAGCTCTGCAG GTATGGTTTCGACCGGGAGCGCAGCAAGCAGGCCCTGGAGACAGGTGTTGGGGAGGTGGGAGCCACCATGGAACAGCTGCTCCTCCAGGTCTTCTCCGAGCGCTACGGCCCCAAAGCAGTCTCCCCCGATGGCCTCCAGGGGGCACCCATGGACGAGTGCCTCACCCAGAGACAGGAGGAGGCCCTGGCCCTCACCGCCATCTACGGCGACCGCTTCACCGAGCGCATCGCCAACAGCGTGTGGACTGTCACTTTGGACCCCGACTTCCTGGCCGACATTGCGGGAGGAAAACAGAAAGCATCCGCTCGCACCGTCAGCCCCGTTCACATTATGGGCGTCTGCAGCTTCTACCTAAAGGGTGCCGGCTGCAAGTTTGGAGCCAAGTGCAAGTATAAGCACCAGATTCCCACCAAGGGGACAGCTTCGGGCCCTCAAGACCCTGTGGGAGCCAGCCAACCTGGGTTCAGCAGCTACTCCTCTCCAGAGTACGAGCTGGAGGTCCGCTTCCCCAAAGGGAACCGCTATCCCTTCCAGGCCCCTGTCGTGGCCTTCAGCACTAACGATGAGACAATAGGGGCCGCAGCGAGGCTGAGTGTCACCGAGTATCTTTTTGGGGAGGCCTTGGCTGCAGCGAAGGAGGGGGAGCCCGTGGTCTACACCCTGATCACATGCTGCGAGGACGAGGCCACCATGAAGGAGCTGCTGTCAGTCACCCATCATAAATACAGCTCCCTGCCCCCTGTGGTAGTAGCTCCACCCCCCGCTGCTGTTGCCATGACGAAGAGCAAGAGTGGGAGGAGCAACACGGCATCACACGTGGAAAGCAAGAGTAGTACGAACACCAACAGAACTGCCCCAACTAACAACAGCACCGACAACTGCAGAACTGCCCCAACTAACAACAGCACCGCCAACAGCAGACCTGCCCCAACAAACAGCACCGCCAACAGCAGACCTGCCCCAAATAACAACAGCACCAGAACTATTCCCACTAACAACAGAACCAGCAGCCACATCACACAGCAGGCCACAGAAgacttggaggaggaggaggaggaggaggaggaggaagaagtggTTGTTCCTGAGACCGAGAGCTATGTCAACCTGAGGAAGAAGATGGTGAAGAGGCATGAAGAGAGGTCAGAGAGCCGGCAACAGGAGAACGCCAAACTGTGTCGAGAGTTCAGGACAAAACAG TCATCCAGGCGCTTCACCTCCATGCTGCAGCAGAGAAAGAAGCTGCCTGCCTGGAATGAGAAGGAGAACATCCTGGACCTGCTGGACAACTGCCAGGTGCTTGTGGTCAGTGGCATGACTGG GTGTGGTAAGACCACCCAGATCCCTCAGTTCATTCTGGATGCATCTCTGAGTGGGCCTGCAAACCAGGTGGCTAACATCATATGTACCCAGCCCCGCCGTATCTCTGCCATCTCCGTGGCGGAGAGGGTGGCACAGGAGCGGGCAGAACGCCTTGGTAACTCAGTGGGCTACCAGATCCGCCTGGAGACCGTCAGG TCTGCGGCCACCAGGCTGCTGTACTGCACCACAGGAGTTCTACTGAGGAGGCTGGAGGGGGAGGCAGACCTCACGGGGATCTCTCATGTCATAGTGGACGAGGTGCATGAGCGcacagaggagag tgacttcctcctgctggtgttgaaggATCTGATGGTCCAGAGACCAGACCTGAAGATCATCCTGATGAGTGCCACCCTCAACGCTGACCTCTTCTCCCAGTACTACAATAACTGTAACACCATCCACATACcag GACGCACTTTCCCCGTCGACCAGTTTTTCCTGGAAGATGCAATTGCCAAAACCCG GTATGTGATTGAGGATGGCAGTCCGTTCATGCGCTCGGGAATGGGGAAGGACAAGTCCTCATCAGGGGGCAGGGGAGGCAGAGGGGGGACCAAAGACCCCGTGGACCAGCTGGGAGACGACATGTGGTCCTTCATGAACCTCCAGAAGAAAGACTTCATTAAAGACTCCATCCCTGACCAGCAGCTCAGCCTGCAGGAACTCACAGTCCGATACAAAG aCACCAAGAAGTCTGTCTTGAAGACCATCTCTGCCATGGACCTGGATAAGATCAACATGGACCTGGTGGAGAGTGTACTGGAGTATATTGTGGATGGAGACCACAGCTACCCTCCAG GTGCTGTGTTGGTGTTCATGCCGGGCCTGGCTGAGATCAAGACGCTGTATGAGCAGCTCCAGTCCAACAGGATGTTCAACAACCGGAACAGAGCCAG GTGTGTGGTGTATCCGCTCCACTCGTCCCTGTCTAACGAGGAGCAGCAGGCTGTGTTCAAGCGGCCACCAGAGGGCGTCACCAAGATCATCATCTCCACCAACATCGCTGAGACCTCCGTCACCATCGACGACGTGGTCTACGTGGTGGACTCGGGCAAGATGAAGGAGAAGAG TTACGATGCCTCTAAGAGCATGGAGAGCCTGGAGGAGTCGTGGGTGTCCCGTGCCAACGCCCTGCAGAGGAGAGGGCGAGCGGGTCGCGTGGCCTCAGGGGTCTGCTTCCATCTCTTCACCAGCCACTGTTTCCAACACCAGCTGGCTGAGCAGCAGCTGCCAGAGATCCAGAGAGTCCCCTTGGAGCAGCTCTGCCTCAG GATTAAGATCCTGGATGTGTTTGCGGAGCGACCGTTGGAGTCTGTGTTCTCCCGGCTCATCGAGCCCCCAGCCATGGGCAGTCTGGACGCGGCCAAGCAGCGTCTGCAGGACCTGGGGGCTCTGACGGCCGACCAGAAGCTCACCCCTCTGGGCTATCACCTGGCCTGTCTGCCTGTGGACGTCCGCATTGGCAAACTCATGCTGTTTGGTGCCATCTTTCGCTGCCTGGACCCTGCCCTCACCATCGCTGCCAGCCTGGCCTTCAAATCCCCCTTC GTGTCTCCTTGGGATAAGAGGGAGGAGGCCAATGAGAAGAAGCTGAATTACGCCCTGGCCAACAGTGACCATCTGGCCCTGCTGCAGGCATACAAG GGCTGGTGCAGTGCAGCCAAAAACGGGAATCAGGCTGGGTTTCAGTACTGCAGAGAGAACTTCCTGTCTGGCCGGGGCTTACAG GAGATAGCCAGTCTGAAGAGGCAGTTTACAGAGCTGCTGTCTGACATTGGCTTTGTCAAGGAGGGACTGAAGGCCAGAGTCATCGAGAGAATGTCTGCCAAAGGGACTGATGGTATCATGGAGACCACGGGCCGCGAG GCCAACCTCAACTCTGACAACATCAGGCTGATATCTGCCATGCTCTGTGCTGCCCTGTATCCCAATGTAGTACAG GTGAGGTCTCCTCATGAGAAGTTCAAGCAGACCAGTAAAGGGGCGGTGAAGATGCAACCCAAAGCAGACGAGCTGCGCTACATGACCAAGAATGACGGCTGTGTCCACGTACATCCCTCCTCCGTCAACTACACG GTGCGCCACTATGACAGCCCCTACCTGGTGTACCATGAGAAGGTGAAGACGAGCCGTGTGTTCATCAGAGACTGCAGCATGGTGTCGGTGTACCCCCTGGTGCTGTTTGGAGGGGGACAGGTCAACGTGGAGCTGCAGAAGGGAGAGTTCGTCATCTCCCTGGACGACGGCTGGATCCGGTTCGCTGCAGCATCACACCAG GTGGCAGAGTTGGTGAAGGAGCTGCGCTGGGAGCTGGACCAGCTCCTGGAAGAGAAGATCAGAAACCCCAGCATGGACCTGTGTACTTGCCCTCGAGGCTCCCGTATCATCCACATGATCGTCAAGCTCATCACCACCCAGTAA